The Vigna unguiculata cultivar IT97K-499-35 chromosome 6, ASM411807v1, whole genome shotgun sequence genome contains a region encoding:
- the LOC114188249 gene encoding zinc transporter 6, chloroplastic-like — translation MGWDLFTKFKNTQNQNSNIISSLSVSSVSSVSSSMAECVTDMAQVALCRNSTAAAHLKVISIFTIFVTSVMGVSMPVMLARYFQGKSLYDIAILVIKCFAAGVILATSLVHVLPDAFAALSDCQVASQHPWKDFPFAGLVTLGGVLLALLVDTVASSHVEHAHYTAVDTEEKEGGGGSLSIELVSGGGGGGGGEADRVEELMRLKQKLVSQVLEIGIIFHSVIIGVTMGMSQNVCTIRPLVAALAFHQIFEGLGLGGCIAQAGFGFGTTAYMCFMFSVTTPVGIILGMMLFSVTGYDDSNPKALIMEGLLGSVSSGILIYMALVDLIAVDFFHNKLMNSNLWLKKFSFLALTLGSASMSVLALWA, via the exons ATGGGATGGGACCTCTtcacaaaattcaaaaacacacaaaatcaaAACTCAAACATCATTTCATCTCTCTCTGTGAGCTCTGTAAGCTCTGTAAGCTCTTCCATGGCGGAGTGTGTGACGGACATGGCTCAGGTTGCTCTGTGCCGGAACAGCACCGCTGCAGCACATTTGAAAGTGATTTCCATCTTCACAATCTTCGTAACCAGCGTGATGGGTGTGTCCATGCCTGTCATGCTAGCACGATACTTTCAAGGAAAGTCTCTCTATGATATAGCTATCTTGGTAATCAAATGTTTTGCCGCCGGTGTTATTCTCGCCACCTCACTGGTTCATGTGTTGCCGGACGCGTTTGCCGCACTCTCCGATTGCCAGGTGGCATCGCAGCATCCGTGGAAGGATTTTCCCTTTGCTGGCCTG GTGACTCTGGGTGGGGTTCTGCTGGCTCTGCTGGTGGACACTGTTGCCAGCTCTCACGTGGAGCATGCGCACTACACGGCGGTGGACACGGAGGAGAAGGAGGGTGGCGGTGGCTCATTGAGTATCGAGCTGGTAagtggcggcggcggcggcggcggcggtgAAGCGGATAGGGTTGAAGAGTTGATGAGGTTGAAGCAGAAGCTGGTGTCGCAGGTGTTGGAGATAGGTATCATCTTTCACTCTGTTATCATCGGAGTCACTATGGGAATGTCCCAGAATGTTTGCACCATTCGCCCTCTCGTTGCTGCTTTGGCATTTCATCAGATTTTCGAAGGCTTAGGTCTCGGTGGTTGCATTGCTCAG GCAGGGTTTGGATTTGGAACAACTGCGTACATGTGTTTCATGTTCTCAGTGACAACACCAGTGGGGATAATTTTGGGGATGATGTTATTCTCAGTGACTGGTTATGATGATAGTAACCCTAAAGCTTTGATCATGGAAGGGTTACTGGGTTCAGTTTCTTCAGGGATATTAATTTACATGGCTCTGGTTGATCTCATAGCAGTTGATTTCTTTCATAACAAGCTTATGAACTCCAATTTGTGGCTCAAAAAATTCTCTTTTCTTGCTTTAACTCTTGGCTCTGCTTCAATGTCTGTTCTGGCACTTTGGGCCTGA